CCTATGGCTAAGGACAAATACTCAAAGAAGACAAACTTGAAAGGGACCCCTTCCCCAAATCTGGGTTTCAGATCTGACTGGAGCAGGTATAGTTCAGCCTACTGGATAGCTATGTGTAGAAGTTTGAtggcttgcccaggctggatctgGTATACAGTCAAGGGAAAGGCAGAAAGGAACCCACTAGAATGCAGGCAGGGCATAGGTCATCAGCAAGCAGTGGCATGAGAGCAGAGGCAATGGTGATGGGTACAGGTGAGCCGACGGCTCTACAGAGAGCGGTGGCTCGATGGGAACAGGTAAGGAATTGGGGGCACAGGTGAGGAATTGGGCTGCTAGTGGAGTTAGGAGTGCTTTCAAGTTCCAGTTTGCACATCAAGTGAGGTGCTAGGTTATTGCTACAACAGCCAATAGTTGCAGTGTTGCCAAGGAAGTGTGTATCCTGGTAAAGTGCCAGAGGCAGGGCCCCACCCGCTACCCTCAAGAGGCTATTTGAAATCCCCTTCCTCCTGCAATGTCCTGCCAACACTGTCTATTGAAAATGCTTAATATATTGCCCATTGCAAAGGTTAGATGCTTAGAGGAAGTCTGTCCATTGTCACAGAGTATATAGTGAAGGGTTAATTTGGAGCTGAGAAGCAAGTTGATAACTGTCACAGGCACTTCATCTCTCAGTGTCTCATTCAGTCATGTACTGATGCTCCCTAGACAATACCTtctaatttctgcatttctgcATGGCTACTATTCCTGCTACAAAACTATTTTTTGATGATTTCTGAGTTCATCACTCTGCAAAAACTAAGTCATGTGGCTCtttgtatttcaaaatgaaattgtCTAACCTGTAATTTATTTCACATGAAATATGACACTGAAAGCAGTAATGTCAAagaaaatttttcattcattgaTATCAGCAATTAATCAGAGCTGCCAAAATACCACCATTCTTATCTGTATATCAATTTCTGCTTACCAAAACACTGCTTACAATAAATTAGGTGACATCTGGCAAACTGCCTGTTTTGAGTGCTATTCATCAGCCTGCACTTTGGTCATGCATTTATTTCCAAAAACTCATAAAGCtcctggccaggcccagtggctcatgcctgtaaccccaggactttgggagaccaaggcaagaggattgcttgagcccaggagttcaaaaccagcctgggcaacatagggagacccttgtctctacaaaaacaaatctaaaaaaaaatttgccaggcatggtggtgcatgcctgtgatcacagctacttgggaggctgaggcaggaggactgcttgagctcaggaggtggaggctgcagagccatgatcgtgccaatgcattccagcctgggcgacacagcgacaccctgtctcagaaagaaactATCTTGACTTAGAAACAGATCTATGCTTCAAATTTTCTAAATACTCTGCAGAGCTTCTCAAACAGAGCACTTAATGTGTGCTCAATAAAGTATAAAATCTTCACACAGGTGAAAGCCAGAGGATGCAGCATCCCCCTTTCCTGCACTTTGTGGCAGAGTCACATCAGTCACATAGACCTGCCTAGCACTCCGCCCCAGAAATATTCTTCAGCTCAACAAAGGCCATAGATAAAGGATGTACTTTCTGAACCCCAAATCCATACACAAGAGTGAGTAAACTTATGAAGACAAAGAGCCTGAATGTTATCTGGTCCTGCTCTGGAAATCTTGGACACACAGTTAGCACCCATGAGAAACCCCAGAGAAAGATGAACCTCTAAATCCAGGGCCAGTTTGGTCTCACAAAGGCTGAGATCCCCAGATTTCCCTATGTCTGCCTACCCACCCCAGGAGAAACTGAATTGGAAGTGTGGGATTTCTACAAAACAGCTGCTAAGTCATCTAACTTCATCATCCTCATCCCACCCAGctcaccttttatttctttatttttattatttatttttttaaaaaacggaGATGGCGTTGCCCTCTGTTacctacccaggctggtctcgaactcctggcctcaagtaatcttcccgcctcggtctcccaagtcgctaggattacaggcccggCCTGTGTGTTTACAAAACGTGGGCCCGGCCCTAGCCCACCTTTTACACATACACCCATTAGTTCTCGAATAGGTGAGAACATCCGCTCAGGTGGCCATGGAGGGCGCGGGCGGCTTTCTTCCTCAATAATGCTTGCTCGCCGTGGACGGAccttactttctctctctgtcccctaCCCTGAGAGCTGAGTCAGAACCGCCCGTGGGCTTCACTCCGACAGCTCCCAGGCCCGCGCCGCGCCGCGGAAACCGTGACttgccaggccccacctctgcacgccccgccccgcccaccgcgcccagcctctgcgCGCCCCGCCCCGGTCCGCGCTGGCAGAGCGGACCCAGGCCCTCGGCCGCCCCGCGTCATGGCCGCGCCCGCCCCGGTCACGCGGCAGGTTAGCGGCGCCGCCGCCCTGGTCCCGGCCCCGAGCGGCCCCGACAGCGGGCAGCCCCTGGCGGCCGCCGTGGCCGAGCTGCCGGTGCTGGACGCCCGCGGGCAGCGGGTACCGTTCGGCGCGCTGTTCCGGGAGCGCCGCGCCGTGGTGGTGTTCGTGCGGGTGAGCGGGCGGCGGGGCTGGAAGGGAAGCGCGGCCCAGGGTCCCGGGCAGGCTGCCGGGATGCGAGCCGCGCCTCCTGCTTCTTAGGACGGAAACGGGAAGGCAGCCTGCCCAGTCGCGGCCGCTTCCCAACTAggaaggggcagggagagggcGAGGGCGAGGGCGAGGCCCGCTTCCCACGCGCCGGGCGCCCGAGCCGCCGGTCCCGGCCCCGCGGGCGTCGCCTTTGCTCGCGTCACGCACGGCGAAGTACAGGGATCCTTCGGGGCCCGAGGGTGCTGCTTTACTAACTTGCCCTCTCTGCCGTTTTGGCTTTCAGCATTTCCTGTGTTACATCTGCAAGGAATACGTAGAGGATCTGGCCAAAATCCCCAAGAGTTTCTTACAAGTGAGTTTCCCAGCGTGGGCGGCCCAGTGCCCGCTTCTGCCGACCTTGCGAGCGGGGCGGGGGAGGACGCGTCTCCAGCGCGGAACTTGCAGCCTGGATTGCCCCTCCCCGCAGCTCTCTCCACCCTCGCCCCTCCAAAAGGAGTGAGACGTCAGAGATCTATTTCTGCCCTAACTCATTGGGTGCTGCCTGGTGGTAAACGTACTAACAATTGTGGTGTTGCCTGGTAACCTAGTGCCTGTTCTCAAAAGTTGACTGATAATGCCCTAAAACAAATGCTGGAAATggttattttcttccctttattttttgTTACACTCCAAATAGCTGCTCATTATGGGAAAATACTAATATATCGTAAAGGTGCAAATGTTTATGTTAATAGGCTGCAAGTTCCATGTCCCTAGGACAACcacatacttatttttcttgAGGCACAGATAGGTTTGTGCCCAAGTGAGCTTTTTGAGGAAAGGCATTGAGCAGCCTTTATAAAACAGATGTTCTTTCAGCAGACCTTATCAATCAGGATGTGAAAAAATAACATTGATTAAATAACtgtgcggccgggcgcggtggctcacgcctgtaatcccagcactttgggaggccgaggcgggcggatcacgaggtcaggagatcgagaccatcctggctaacacggtggaaccctgactctactaaaaataccaaaaattacccggacttggtggcgggcgcctgtaggcccagctactcgggaggctgaggcaggagaatggcgtgaacccgggaggcggaggttgcagtgagccgaaattgcaccactgcactccagcctgggcgacagagtaagactccgtctcaaaaagaaaaaaacaacaacaactgtgctacagagtttttaaaaaagaatgtctttGGGGAGAATATAGAGAATTATTTACTATATCATTTTGAAAACAATGTTTTGACTGTTCCTCTGCGTatccttttattctctttttaaaaattgacatatataattgtatgtgTTTATGGGATACAGTGTAATATTTTCATAGGCATTTAcgttgtggaatgattaaatcgaGATAATACATCCATCATGTCAGATAgtgattttagttttttgtgaTGACAACGTGTAAAAACTagtcttttagcaattttgaagtatacattgttaactatagtcaccatggtGTGCAGCAGATCTCTAAAAGTTATTCCTCTTgtttaactgaaactttgtaccctttgatcatcTCCCTTTTCCTTATCCCTGAGTaaccagtctctggtaaccatcattacACTCTACTTTTTTCGTTTCCATAggtaagtgagatcatgcggtgtttttcttcctgtgcctggcttatttcacttacacGATGTCCTCCAGGTGCATCTAGTGTTGTcgcaaataacagaaaaatgtctttcttttttatgaccAAATGTGATAccgtattttcttttcttttctttttttttttgagatggagtctcagtctatcgcccaggctggagtgcagtggcgcgatctcagctcactgcaagctccgcctcccgggttcacaccattctcctgcctcagcctcctgagtagctgggactacaggcgcccgccaccacgcctggctaattttttgtatttttagtagagacgggtttcaccgtgttagccagtatggtctcgatctcctgacctcgtgatctgcctgccttggcctcccaaagtgctgggattacaggcgtgagccaccgcgcccggccgataccgcattttctttatatttatccaTTGTTGAACACTGAGGTTGCTTCTATATCTTggtattgtgaatcatgctgtaataaaacatgggagtgcagatatctcttcaacatactgatttcatttcctttgaataaatgcccagtagtgggattgctggatcatattatagttctatttttaattttagtaacttccagactgttttccataatggctgtactaatttacattcctaacaACAGTGTACAaaagttcctttttctccacatcctcaccaacgctTATCTTGCATCTTACTGATAGCTGTTTAACAAGTGTGAGGTtatatcattgtagttttaatttgtatttcactGATGAgtagtgattttgagcatcttttcatatatctcttggccatttcttttttttttttttttttgaggcggagtcttatTCTGCCCCCcagcctggagagcagtggcacaatctcggctgactacaacctttgcctcctaggttcaagtgattctcctgcctcagtctccagagtagctgggattacaggcacatgccaccacacccagctaatttttgtatttttagtggagatggggtttcaccatgttggtcaggctggtcttgatctcctgacctcaggtgatccacctgacttggcctcccaaagtgctgggattacaggcgtaagccaccatgctcagccctttgtccattttttaatcaggctATGTTGTTTTCTTGCAAAattgtttgaatttcttttaCACTTTGGATATTtgccccttatcagatgtatagtttgcagatattttctctcaatctgtgagttgtctcttctctgttgattgtttccttggctgtgcagaagctttttagtttgatatagtcccatttgtctatttttgcttttgttgcctgtattTTTGAGGTCATATTCTACAAATCATTGTTTACACCCATGTCATGTagcagttttgtagttttcttctagtagttttatagttttaggtcttatgtgtAAGTCTGGAAATTCCTACTTAGCAAAAGAAGCATctgaattaatattttactataCGTATCTTTGCATTAACTCACACAATTTTGCTGTGTATTCCATTCCTCTAGAAGCCTATAGGTGGCATTAGAATGAAACATAAGAGTTGGGTTAAGGGATGTTGTATAAAACATGCATAATTTCTAATGATATATAcatgtccttttttttctcctaaggaAGCAAATGTCACCCTTATAGTGATTGGACAGTCATCCTACCATCATATTGAGGTAAATATCTAGTACATTGGGAGACTAATGAATAAAATCTGTTTCAGacataaaaattacattatttaaacCACTAAATGTAGGCTAAATTGGCTGAAGTTAGAGTATCATTACTTTTCTCTCATTTGTTCTTGTAAAAATTCCAACCATTCTctcttttcagcctttttgcaaaCTGACTGGATATTCTCATGAAATCTATGTCGATCCtgagagagaaatttataaaagATTGGGAATGAAAAGAGGTGAAGAAATTGCTTCCTCAGGTAAGACATAACATGTCTCAAATAGAAAACACTGGTGGTGTATGttcatatttgtgtatatatgcataggGAAACATGGTCAATTCATAAAtcgggcttttttgttttttttgagatggagtctcactctgttgctggggcaggagtgcagtggtgtgatctcggctcactgcaacctccacctcccggattcgaatgattctcctgcttcagcctcctaagtagctaggattacaggtgcttgccactacgcccagctaattttttatatttttagtagagacagggtttccccatgtttgccaggctggtctcgaactcctgacctgtcttggcctcccaaagtgctgggattataggcatgagccactgcacccagcctcaggcTGCTTTTTATTATTCTAATAAGTGGTCCAGATACACCAGGCTCCAGAAGATTCATTTTCTGGGTGTAATGACATGGAAGGCTGTTAGCAAAGCACTATTCAATGGAAATAAGTTGCAGAAGTGTTTTCAATGTGGTTCCATTTTTGTGAAAACAAAAAGGATTTTCATAAAGatcgtgtgtgcacgtgtgcgcaCATGATGAAATAGGTTTTAAAAGATATGGTAGTGTTTACCTCAAGGAGGGGAGTGAGAAAAttggcttttgtattttttacaagtatattttacttttgtaattaaaCGGAAAGTAGTATTAAGTTCACATAATTTTATACCTCAGTACCATGTCTTTAATACCCCATCTCCTTTAATTGAGGAAATCCCACTTATCGTTTGAAATCACCCAACTGAAAGGGGCTCTGAATCACTCTTCAAGCAGAAGTCATTGCTTCCCTTTTGCTTTCACAGCACCCTGCACTTTATTATATACTCTATTATTGCACTTAAGGGGACCAGAGAGTATAGTTAGTTGAAGAGTTTCATGTTTATTCATCTT
This genomic window from Pan paniscus chromosome 11, NHGRI_mPanPan1-v2.0_pri, whole genome shotgun sequence contains:
- the PRXL2C gene encoding peroxiredoxin-like 2C isoform X2; translated protein: MAAPAPVTRQVSGAAALVPAPSGPDSGQPLAAAVAELPVLDARGQRVPFGALFRERRAVVVFVRHFLCYICKEYVEDLAKIPKSFLQEANVTLIVIGQSSYHHIEPFCKLTGYSHEIYVDPEREIYKRLGMKRGEEIASSGNNIHFIHRDRNRLDHKPINSVLQLVGVQHVNFTNRPSVIHV
- the PRXL2C gene encoding peroxiredoxin-like 2C isoform X1, whose translation is MAAPAPVTRQVSGAAALVPAPSGPDSGQPLAAAVAELPVLDARGQRVPFGALFRERRAVVVFVRHFLCYICKEYVEDLAKIPKSFLQEANVTLIVIGQSSYHHIEPFCKLTGYSHEIYVDPEREIYKRLGMKRGEEIASSGQSPHVKSNLLSGSLQSLWRAVTGPLFDFQGDPAQQGGTLILGPGNNIHFIHRDRNRLDHKPINSVLQLVGVQHVNFTNRPSVIHV